Proteins encoded by one window of Danaus plexippus chromosome Z, MEX_DaPlex, whole genome shotgun sequence:
- the LOC116777415 gene encoding WW domain-containing adapter protein with coiled-coil homolog, whose product MVMHARKPQRISDGYFEKHQTHPYQKYNSKRIANDYSTSDNRYTPLRSPNGNVSAHGHGALAGHGGHTGHSGHGHHHYNHMLDDRGYPISRNSYIQKGSDKERDRDYKSCRNKYTDVRSPKEKRNKDSEREKNNYERCESEKKSRTSGMSSSVNRSSKYDKRSAPTSSVPSGGEWSEHISSSGKKYYYNSISEVSQWEKPREWDSRRTSSKDSTYSSRSNREKRSSSRSGRREPEKTNKRSNSTTERYWSSREDDLHERGRTKHSSSQHDGKEGQSLQDMDISPDRSTPLSESSHGAREPPRDGGVPPVVVLDNSNQPSGSLLAAALPRIVGTASMQSVVHVALSGCGAGGGGPGVGPPPCNNGASPLSGGDTPHRDAGPPTPTHSENIDPHAPPLHLENALPRKMECLGSYSSVVGSSLQHAPPMLTPSLINYVRSDLTGHVTGWPADILEKQAYKFTEEAYQLGCLQCTRVSAELKCSRSVVRHTEIQATLQEQKIMYLRQQISRLEELKSQNSFMSED is encoded by the exons ATGGTAATGCATGCAAGGAAACCTCAGCGAATAAGCGATGG GTACTTTGAGAAGCACCAGACCCATCCGTATCAG AAGTACAATTCCAAGAGAATTGCTAATGACTACAGTACTTCTGACAACCGCTACACACCACTGCGATCCCCGAATGGTAATGTGTCAGCGCATGGCCATGGTGCGCTTGCGGGCCATGGTGGTCACACGGGCCATTCGGGCCACGGCCACCACCACTACAACCATATGCTTGACGACAGGGGCTATCCAATATCACGCAACTCCTACATTCAAAAAGGTTCAGACAAGGAGAGAGATAGAGACTACAAATCCTGTAGAAATAAGTATACAG aTGTCAGATCACCTAAGGAGAAACGTAACAAAGACAGTGAGAGGGAGAAAAATAACTATGAAAGATGTGAATCGGAGAAAAAGAGTAGGACTAGTGGCATGAGTAGTAGTGTTAATAGAAGTAGTAAATATGACAAAAGAAGTGCTCCTACTTCAAGCGTGCCTTCGGGCGGTGAATGGTCAGAACACATTAGTTCATCAGGAAAgaagtattattataactctATCAGTGAAGTGTCACAGTGGGAAAAGCCTAGGGAATGGGACTCAAGACGGACCTCATCCAAAGATTCTACATATTCATCAAGAAGCA ATCGCGAGAAGAGATCCAGCTCACGGTCGGGGCGTCGCGAGCCGGAGAAGACAAACAAACGATCCAACAGCACGACAGAAAGATACTGGAGCAGCAGAGAGGATGACTTACACGAACGAGGACGGACGAAGCACTCCTCCTCACAACACGACGGGAAAG AGGGTCAATCGCTGCAGGATATGGATATCTCACCGGACCGAAGCACGCCCCTGTCGGAGAGTTCTCACGGAGCGCGTGAACCGCCGAGGGACGGTGGAGTGCCTCCCGTTGTCGTCCTCGACAATTCCAACCAACCG aGCGGTTCGTTATTGGCGGCGGCGTTACCGCGCATCGTGGGAACGGCGTCGATGCAGAGTGTAGTCCACGTGGCCTTGTCGGGGTGTGGCGCGGGTGGCGGCGGACCTGGCGTGGGTCCTCCGCCATGCAACAACGGCGCTTCGCCCCTCAGCGGTGGGGACACTCCTCACCGCGACGCGGGACCACCCACGCCCACGCACTCGGAGAACATAGACCCACATGCACCGCCGCTACATCTGGAGAACGCCCTGCCTCGGAAAA TGGAGTGCCTAGGTAGCTATTCCTCAGTGGTGGGGAGCTCCTTACAGCACGCGCCGCCGATGCTCACACCGTCTCTAATAAACTATGTACGCAGCGATCTCACGGGACATGTCACAGGTTGGCCTGCTGACATACTAGAGAAACAG GCTTACAAGTTCACGGAAGAGGCGTATCAGTTAGGTTGTCTTCAATGCACGAGAGTGTCGGCTGAACTCAAGTGTTCTCGGTCAGTGGTACGACACACAGAGATCCAAGCCACGTTGCAGGAACAGAA AATCATGTACTTGCGGCAACAGATCTCTCGCCTGGAGGAGCTCAAGTCGCAAAACTCGTTTATGTCGGAGGACTAG
- the LOC116777946 gene encoding prefoldin subunit 1, whose amino-acid sequence MTKPIDLELKKAFLELQVKMVETSKKIQMIDVQIGVMKRVLHHADVTQQEISTLPPETKTYESVGRMFLLTDLKEIKQNLENRIAVLSVRTDELVESKQFLEMNLQESEDNIREMVQQRKEQGD is encoded by the coding sequence atgACGAAACCAATAGATTTAGAATTAAAGAAGGCTTTTTTAGAATTACAAGTGAAAATGGTCGAGACAAGCAAAAAAATCCAAATGATTGATGTCCAAATTGGTGTAATGAAGAGAGTTTTACATCACGCAGATGTTACTCAACAAGAAATAAGTACTTTACCACctgaaacaaaaacttatGAGTCTGTGGGGAGAATGTTCCTTTTAACtgatttgaaagaaataaaacagaacCTTGAGAACAGAATAGCAGTATTATCGGTTCGTACAGACGAATTAGTAGAAAGTAAACAGTTTTTAGAAATGAATCTCCAAGAAAGTGAAGACAACATTAGGGAGATGGTGCAACAACGGAAGGAACAGGGTGATTAG
- the LOC116777616 gene encoding uncharacterized protein LOC116777616 isoform X5, producing MYLRRLFRQKCQEKGKCNPFDNDINFQFLPLRTKVEILYSLCDFRLDAEDVYDLFRNLEAESLRVEPLGWDDNDSAYWYFYGTRLYREDIVKKRKPKNKKKKKYGKKRGVFYRHDNPKNINSRRVWQVVCFTEGDWTQLTDKFRRANSKVEQELYHSLSENFLPEIPHLFQERERLQRQRVLELVPRRTSSRVLQKIKQKEEETKNLYDSKKEANKKSTSAAREHRARRRNQLRSKSSSSDSSDSSAEREVMPQKNSKQPKAKKSKNSSATQKGEPPPEPVVRTGRKTNNSLSAATGQIVIPDNDEPVNSTRKKLKTSQIFSQTDEDVQTDMYKVLEQLTSHDDAWPFMDPVEEEYAPNYYAVIRRPMDLRKMEERLDNGYYTDFSMFKADFKLIVNNCRLYNGQDNEYTTMVDNLQVAFDKLTEKYIHRVSSSDEEIAVEYQLPTPSRKHKIKMSESPSRQKRKKRKSNSDSGDPKSNTSEQKRDEEDDKEVAPKAKAQSSRSKRDQEDQSKPELEKTQIEPAVKKNKESHKNKHDKKKRKGHHRHGKHHKKNSHKSSHDSKRHSKKQKHGKTKKSKQKKKKNRHHDVEAPEALNRSASQESLESSTRSRSASPLPSIHTPSPSPTELDKAETSTVRRVTEKFTNADFLRDKYDNIKERRRHAARDAWESLFDFKEKSDLDKPTVQVSEKEKNQKLRETIERLKASNEKYKDTSLFNCLFSPRNSGERLRRLHREAKLAEASKAQASGHTPSSDDDDDDDDDDDDDDDDDDDDDDDDDEDENEEENVANDEEDSSEDEAVMPVKEPQVKKGKKSTAKNACASEALEQAVKDISKWLDDAPKASTTSSPSDSPAQTISTEDQENSRIDDESSQGEKPANSRKETSRKRPSSREPKAVKRREVQRTIDRLQPGKSKGNLLTNSNKNNEKAEDITPSGQLNKTRDSTKVEESSPKLSLGSVLPTVEFALGNDHNLIKDKTETVLPKESKDIEEPKKEIKNIEEQVEKKSEQKEETPTKKDAEVETEPLPIMKPSQEKATPNLSAWFKAFGAPKTITSTTASNNIKKKNEETDTDEKPTENTNNENKISPKKLTTKYDASTNPNSPNPEGGDSPLPNVSATPRQRRTSTGSTISERSSFSQDLDSPRHQMAHTSPLLQSPASPRTDDFQKITYPIINGTVRAGFYQDTTSLKSSPEKSCSPRDAPQSPYSPYSQHVYASNSNSSTPNYFVDHNKSPLPTYGQNAPPYYDTSKAPVVSKPPRVHDDYTALGPDSFQQNTYNGPFSPTPSPFPPTQSTYSQPQVSPQPTLPMTQPVNDVQLLSDTKATLFPVKKRTYNEPENSMSPKMPDKEVVQSVPVKNDYSKITQSIHTTLSLVSTPIEDIPVTNNKNKTLDYSERNVTDDRDHITFETHDLALNQKKEIINVDLTKPVHTVKKDNIDMINMGYMNLVEDRKLNQSPDVEFVGETKCNVTTQQKGYEIEAIAINLGMNNQQLPKSVAKPMFPMGVTNIPPAHIHERPQTDMHLNQTIPLAHHNQYDALPTGQTNNFSLNDIELANKKLYACSNTPTPTALDYGNWKMNQIRKPELMPSDYSTNSYPTANGDKLKAVETASPAAINYNKNFQHQQYNNYNNVPRSSLPRPQEAHQNISTELIIPNPRSHLKVDSSNTATTTSDNNTLSKTMEQHAKPQKSEKHIQNHPLVSSIPYKTPYTAHSTIPLDTLRNLPNMSQMLERYTNDERYLASFANSTSTLYHDKTFQMAQMFNKTMASDAHPSSTPISIYSQPPIPVVNKDNGIYKSSTTMASPQTDTKKKRKRSSDSKLPSPQIGLSYHPTSSSDVLTSVKSNMMPFNFGTGTNMTLSSMYGDNGGFSIEGFRNSTNQLMAANYVAAAVAHQHRTNDTNAEKLVKPAHQNSNHTSSYPFIGHAQVRSAYPFVGSEQSSPLYQQYLARYQEELQRQTGAQIMSLYPAAYTAPLSVRQPYDAINRPSWL from the exons GGTGCTAGAGCTAGTGCCACGCCGCACATCCAGCCGCGTTCTGCAAAAGATCAAACAGAAGGAAGAGGAAACCAAGAACTTGTATGATTCCAAGAAGGAAGCCAACAAGAAATCTACTTCTGCCGCCCGCGAACACAGGGCCCGGCGCAGAAACCAATTAAG ATCCAAGTCGTCATCATCGGACTCATCGGACAGTTCTGCCGAACGAGAAGTGATGCCTCAAAAGAATTCAAAGCAGCCGAAGGCGAAAAAGTCAAAAAACTCCTCGGCCACCCAAAAAGGGGAACCGCCACCAGAGCCTGTTGTGAGGACAGGAAGGAAGACAAATAACTCACTCTCGGCTGCCACCGGACAGATCGTTATACCGGACAATGATGAACCCGTCAATAGCACGCGGAAGAAACTCAAGACATCacaaat TTTCAGTCAAACTGACGAGGATGTGCAAACTGACATGTACAAAGTGCTGGAACAGCTTACGTCACACGATGACGCCTGGCCATTCATGGACCCGGTGGAGGAGGAATATGCACCCAATTACTACGCCGTGATTCGGCGCCCAATGGATCTCCGTAAGATGGAAGAACGCCTCGACAACGGATATTACACTgatttttcaatgtttaaagCGGATTTTAAACTCATTGTGAATAACTGCCGGCTATATAATGGCCAGGATAACG agTATACGACTATGGTAGACAACTTGCAGGTtgcttttgataaattaacagAGAAGTATATACATCGAGTTTCCTCGTCTGACGAAGAAATAGCCGTGGAGTACCAACTACCCACGCCGTCCaggaaacataaaataaaaatgagtgAATCTCCATCACGACAAAAGAGAAAGAAACGCAAATCCAACTCTGATTCAG gAGATCCAAAGTCAAACACCTCGGAACAAAAGCGAGATGAAGAAGATGATAAAGAAGTTGCACCCAAGGCTAAAGCCCAATCGTCTCGATCAAAACGAGACCAAGAAGATCAATCTAAACCTGAATTAGAAAAGACACAAATTGAACCAGcggttaagaaaaataaagaatctcACAAGAACAAACATGATAAGAAAAAACGCAAAGGCCACCATCGTCACGGGAAACATCACAAGAAGAATTCACATAAATCTAGCCATGATTCAAAACGACACAGCAAGAAGCAGAAGCATGGTAAGACCaagaaatcaaaacaaaagaagaagaagaacaGACACCACGATGTCGAAGCGCCGGAAGCATTAAATCGCAGCGCATCTCAAGAGTCGCTGGAAAGTTCAACCCGCAGCCGTAGTGCTAGCCCACTACCTTCTATACATACCCCGTCCCCGTCACCCACCGAACTCGACAAAGCCGAGACAAGTACCGTCAGACGTGTCACGGAAAAATTCACTAACGCAGACTTTTTGAGAGATAAATATGACAACATTAAAGAAAGGAGGAGACATGCAGCTCGAGACGCTTGGGAATCTCTGTTTGATTTTAAGGAAAAATCTGATCTGGATAAACCAACTGTGCAAGTatcagaaaaagaaaaaaatcaaaaattaaggGAAACCATAGAAAGATTGAAAGCCAGCAATGAAAAGTACAAAGATACGTCTCTTTTCAATTGCCTGTTCAGCCCTCGAAATTCTGGAGAAAGACTAAGGAGATTACATAGGGAAGCTAAACTAGCAGAAGCCTCCAAGGCTCAAGCTTCAGGTCATACTCCATCTTCTGATGACGATGATGACGACGATGACGACGATGACGATGACGACGATGACGATGACGACGATGACGATGATGACGATGAAGATGAGAATGAAGAGGAAAACGTGGCCAATGACGAGGAAGACTCCTCAGAGGATGAAGCCGTTATGCCCGTTAAAGAGCCCCAGgtaaaaaaaggtaaaaaaagtACTGCGAAAAATGCTTGTGCCTCAGAGGCATTGGAACAAGCTGTTAAAGACATAAGCAAATGGCTTGATGATGCTCCCAAGGCATCGACAACTAGCTCACCAAGTGACAGTCCAGCCCAAACAATCTCAACTGAAGATCAAGAAAATAGTCGTATAGATGACGAGTCCTCGCAAGGGGAGAAGCCAGCTAATTCTCGAAAGGAGACGTCACGAAAACGTCCGTCTTCACGAGAACCAAAAGCTGTAAAAAGGAGAGAGGTACAGAGGACAATAGACAGGTTACAACCTGGAAAAAGCAAGGGCAATCTACTTACTaacagtaacaaaaataatgagaaaGCTGAAGATATAACTCCATCGGGCCAGCTCAATAAGACTCGAGATTCAACTAAAGTTGAAGAAAGTAGTCCCAAACTTAGTTTAGGGTCTGTTTTACCGACTGTTGAATTTGCACTTGGAAAcgatcataatttaattaaggatAAAACGGAAACTGTACTCCCAAAAGAATCCAAAGATATTGAGGAACCTAAGAAGGAAATTAAGAACATTGAAGAGCAAGTGGAGAAAAAATCTGAACAAAAAGAAGAGACTCCTACTAAAAAAGATGCTGAGGTAGAGACAGAACCTCTACCTATTATGAAACCAAGCCAAGAGAAGGCAACACCTAACTTAAGTGCGTGGTTTAAGGCATTTGGTGCCCCTAAAACTATAACTTCAACTACGgcatcaaataatataaaaaagaaaaatgaagaAACTGATACTGATGAAAAACCGACTGAGAAtactaataatgaaaataagataAGTCCGAAAAAACTTACCACTAAATATGATGCTTCAACGAATCCTAATTCACCCAACCCTGAAGGGGGTGATAGCCCTCTACCAAATGTGTCAGCAACCCCTCGTCAGAGGAGGACTAGTACTGGTAGTACCATCTCGGAACGCTCATCGTTCAGTCAAGATCTAGACTCTCCTAGACATCAAATGGCTCATACGTCACCTCTCTTACAATCACCGGCATCCCCAAGAACCGATGACTtccaaaaaataacatatcctATAATCAATGGTACGGTACGAGCTGGATTTTATCAAGATACCACTTCACTGAAAAGTAGTCCAGAGAAGAGCTGCAGTCCACGTGATGCACCGCAATCGCCATACTCTCCATATTCACAACATGTCTATGCATCTAACAGTAACTCTTCTACTCCAAATTATTTTGTGGACCATAATAAAAGTCCATTGCCTACATATGGACAGAACGCCCCTCCTTACTATGACACCTCCAAGGCGCCTGTTGTAAGCAAGCCCCCGAGAGTACACGATGATTACACAGCTCTCGGTCCAGATTCTTTTCAGCAAAATACCTATAATGGCCCGTTCTCTCCCACGCCTTCACCGTTTCCACCTACACAATCGACTTATTCCCAGCCACAAGTATCACCACAACCAACGCTGCCCATGACGCAACCCGTAAATGATGTTCAGTTACTATCAGATACCAAGGCCACTTTATTCCCAGTTAAGAAAAGAACGTATAATGAACCAGAAAACTCTATGTCGCCGAAAATGCCCGATAAAGAAGTAGTGCAGTCGGTACCAGTTAAAAATGATTACTCGAAAATAACACAGAGTATTCACACAACTCTATCATTGGTTTCTACACCTATTGAGGATATTCCAGTgactaataacaaaaacaagacTCTGGATTACTCGGAACGGAATGTAACAGACGACAGGGATCATATTACATTCGAAACTCATGATTTGGCGCTCAATcagaaaaaagaaattattaatgtgGACCTCACTAAACCTGTCCATACCGTAAAGAAAGATAATATTGACATGATTAATATGGGTTACATGAACTTGGTTGAGGATAGAAAGTTAAATCAGTCACCTGATGTGGAATTTGTGGGtgaaacaaaatgtaatgtaacaaCACAACAAAAGGGATATGAAATTGAGGCTATCGCTATCAATCTCGGAATGAATAATCAACAGTTACCTAAATCGGTTGCTAAACCTATGTTTCCCATGGGCGTTACTAACATTCCTCCTGCACATATCCATGAGAGACCACAAACCGATATGCATTTGAATCAAACCATACCTCTTGCTCATCATAATCAATACGATGCTCTACCCACTGGGCAAACAAACAACTTCTCCTTAAACGATATTGAAttagcaaataaaaaactatatgctTGCAGCAATACGCCAACACCAACTGCGCTCGATTACGGCAATTGGAAAATGAATCAAATAAGAAAACCTGAACTAATGCCCTCTGATTATTCCACTAATAGTTATCCGACGGCGAATGGTGATAAATTGAAGGCGGTTGAAACAGCTTCTCCGGCTGccatcaattataataagaactTTCAACACCAGCAATATAATAACTACAACAACGTCCCTCGTTCAAGCTTACCAAGACCTCAAGAAGcacatcaaaatatttctactGAATTAATAATACCCAATCCAAGAAGCCATCTAAAGGTTGATTCGAGTAATACAGCTACAACCACCAGCGACAACAATACTTTGTCCAAGACCATGGAACAACATGCAAAGCCTCAGAAATCTGAAAAACATATCCAAAATCATCCACTAGTGTCATCTATACCTTACAAGACACCATATACTGCTCATTCAACAATACCTTTGGATACATTGCGTAATTTGCCAAATATGTCTCAAATGCTGGAAAGATATACGAATGACGAAAGATATTTAGCTAGTTTCGCGAACAGTACATCAACATTGTACCATGACAAGACGTTCCAAATGGctcaaatgtttaataaaacaatggcTTCAGATGCTCATCCATCGAGCACACCCATCAGCATCTACTCCCAGCCACCAATACCCGTTGTAAACAAAGACAATGGTATCTACAAAAGTAGCACCACCATGGCAAGCCCACAGACAGATACTAAAAAGAAGAGAAAAAGGTCCTCGGATTCAAAGCTGCCTTCACCGCAGATTGGACTTTCATATCATCCTACTTCCAGTAGTGATGTACTAACATCCGTGAAATCGAACATGATGCCATTCAATTTCGGTACCGGCACCAATATGACCTTGAGTAGTATGTATGGTGATAACGGTGGATTTTCTATAGAAGGATTCAGAAACAGCACGAATCAATTAATGGCTGCCAACTATGTGGCGGCGGCTGTCGCCCACCAACACAGAACCAATGATACGAACGCTGAAAAGCTAGTGAAGCCAGCTCACCAGAATTCTAATCATACCAGCTCATATCCCTTTATAGGTCATGCACAGGTCCGTAGCGCGTACCCGTTCGTCGGTTCTGAGCAATCGTCGCCGCTCTACCAGCAGTATCTGGCGCGATACCAGGAAGAGCTCCAACGTCAGACGGGAGCACAGATCATGAGCCTCTACCCTGCTGCGTACACCGCGCCACTCAGCGTGCGGCAACCCTACGATGCGATCAACAGACCATCTTGGCTGTAA